The nucleotide window cctcgcagacatctccgcctggatgactgagcaccacctccagctgaaccttgccaaaacggaacgaatcatcatcccggccaaaccctccatctcctatGACTTCTCAaacaccctgggatctgcgacggtgaccccctcatcctctgccaggaaccttggggttaccatggatgacgagctctccctcacggcccacattgctgcggtctcccggtcgtgtagattcaccctctacaacatccggaagatcaggagatacctgtctgagcactccacccagctgcttgtccaagcacttgtcctctccaagttggactactgcaactcgctgctcgccggtctcccatcatgcgcaacccgacctcttcagagaattcagaacgcagcggcccgtctggtctacaatctacccagacgctcccacgttaccccgctcctcatctccctccactggctacccataacggcccacatcagattcaagaccctggtactgaccttccgagcagtgaacgggactgcgcccgactacatcaagtctctcctgcagccttacacccccacccgccacctacggtcttcttcagacaaccgcctggtggtcccacctctcaagaccgcccggtcccagcacaagctcttctcctgcctggcaccccagtggtggaatcaactccccacctccatcagagacacggactgtctctccaccttcaagagaaggctaaagttccgggagtacaatggtacttaggaatggtttgctgaacccaacgctagtttcctcaaggttcacaatgactcttgcttagactgttgctcttgttggttagtggtagctgatttaaactgttgtattctttttttttttttttttttagttaatcctatttttattgctttcctacaggtacacctgcacttagagattaatgttgtgtaattttaacttgtttaactacatgctcttatggtttcttccctttagcactattttttggttgttcacaatatgtacttcctgtttttgactacccgcaatgctgtggggctatcttgttgttattatcagtgacctatgcactttgtgaagctctctcttggaagtcgctttggataaaagcgtctgctaaatgaataaatgtaaatgtaatgtaaatgtaatccatGTGAAGTTTTACAGGATTTAACAAATTGCAGGTTAAGTAGGTTGTAATtttcaaatatatataattgtttttattatgtATTAATATAAACATATAGTATTAATAATtcttgtatgcttcatgttttggttacctgcaatgtttttggaTGCAATTGTTTAtaatcattgacctatgcacttttgtaaagctctcttttggaagtcgctttggataaaagcgtctgctaaatgaatatatgtTTTCTTCTAAGAGGAGAAATCAGGCAAACCTCTATACAGctgacgagcacacacacacacacacacttaccattCCAGGACTGACCAGTGGTAAAGGTAGAATAACCAAGGGTGACAATAATATTATCAAATAATTCCGATACATCCAGAACCATCTGAGGAAGCCAGCCATGATCCCAGTCTTCTACTGATACTCCTGCACTTTGATTGTTTTACAAGATAAATGGCCACACTATCACATTGTTCAAGTGAGAGACCAATAGATAAAGAGACTGAATTAAACATTAACTTTTGCTGGCAACATAACGTGTATTACCATTAGATTGTTTGGCCAAAATATATTGATTGAGACAAAGTTTCTATACATATTCAATTTTTTATTATTGTATCACAACTCATCCAACTCAATCGATCTCTCCTATGAATTTATAAAGTTatttattacataaatatattcAAAAGTAGTTTGTCAACAAAAAGAAGTCTTTTTTTatcaaataaaacacaaaaacaccccCTTTCATTCAGAATTGAACAGTCCCTTTGAGACTCAAAAAAGATCAAATGAGTACTCAAATCAGGCTGAGAATTTGGCAAACGCTTTGAGGGAAACATCAAGCATGCAAATAATAAACAGAAGACAGTGCTCTGTGGAGAGAACATTTATGCATTCAAAATGGGAAACAATATTTCAAATATCCTTTCAAGAAATGTAAACTTATTGTAGTGGTTTTAAGTGATATTGAAAAATGTTACTTGTAGCTCAACCTTTTAAATTATTATCTTGACATCAATATACCCTTTTACTTCAAAATAGTTTGTATTAATAGGAAACTCCACACCACCAAAAACTGATACAAGCCTAAGTTAAAGGGTGAACTTTAACTTAAAATTGAGGGAAAATTAAAATTACATGTTTGCTTTCAGCACATGAGCCTCTTTTCTTCCCTTAGATGAATGCatattatgcaaaatatgaGGATATAAGCTTCTCACAGGTTCATGTTTATGAGGGTATATCTTTGTGTCCACTAATGTCATCACCACCATCGAGAAGCAAGAAGGTATTCAAGAACTTACTTTCACAACAATAGGCAAGCTTATTAAAACTGCCCGGTTCTCATCTACCAACTGGCCACAGGCAAAATTAGGGGTCTCATCATAGTCGCAGTCTACCATCGGGATATAAAACTTCTGTTATATTTATACATGTATACTGATACATATATACAAATAAGATTGTTTACCTCTACCTCTTGAGATTCTTCTCAGAAGAGTACGTGGCTTCAGGTAAATACATGAATAACCTGTTGAGAAAATTCTTGAACAGAACTGGGTAATTTTTCCAAAACAACTCTCCTATCAAGCAGTTTATGATGGAATAATCAAAGAGCATACTGAAAAGTTAATTCGgtatcttcttcttttttttttttaccttttacacaacaacaaaaaaagatccCATCATACAGAAACGATTCTTGAGAGAGTAAAACCTTGCATACGTTCAACTAACTAAGATGAGGAATTTTTCAGTTTTCTGTGCGATAATACAAATAAGAGCAATTACGTGATCCTGTaacaaaaatgtttaaaaacCTAACATAAtagtaaagaaaaaaaatacatttaatctGTAAATTCATCAATAGTATCAACTTTCAAAAATAAAACACTCGAAAGCGGAAACTGTGCTTCAGACACCAAACTGAAAATATGTGTCTACTGTCAATCAACAGCACGTCATTTTCTTGCCTAAAGTGTACCCCACATGATACTGTTAAAGAAATATGAAGTCAAAACGTATCTGACACACAGATAAAAAATGTCCATTCTGAAAAACGATGACATGGAGGCGTGTCAACGTAGTGTTATCAAAAGTTTCAAAACTCAAAATTACATAAATTGCAAACATTTCTTCTTTTGTAGCTTCAGGAAGTTGTTAGCTAATGGTGTTGTGCTCTCCTGCCTTGGCAGTAGTTTTCTTGAACAAGTGAAGAGACAGTAGAATTACTATGTTTTGGACGCAGCACATTTTCATTTTATACTAGCCTCTTGTGATAGTTTGTGCCTCTAACATCTAATAGTAAAGATTAATGACAACTGTGAAGTGAAGGTCTATTGCAGGCAGGGAATACAATGTTTCTGAATTGGAATTGAGGGGGACTATGGGATTGTTCTTCCCAGTTATTTGAAAAAGGAGACATTTACATAGGGATGGGGGTTCTAGTGACCTGGGTTAATAGGCCTCTTTCTGAGTGTGCATCTGTTCCTGGATCTTCTGAAGCATCTCTTGCATTCGCCGTAACTGTGAAAGGAATAAGAAATGGGATTAGTAAACTAGTACAAACTCCTGTTAAATATAACAATACAGGATTTACACAGACTAATGAGAATAATTATCGTTTAAAAATGAAATTAAAAACGGAATCTGCCTGGGGGAGTATGTCAACAGTGCAATGGGGCGGTCCAATCAATATATACATGCAAACTAATTACTGTTACATGACCACACCTGCAACTCAACCGTATCCAATCACACCAAAGTATGATAGCTCGGATCAATGTTAGTTTTGTCTAAAACACGTGTCATGACacatgtttttgtgtctgtttcatGCAATTTTCAGTCCTATCCTGTTACTACTGACCTTAAAGTTCTCCAGTTATCTAGCTACGACTGgatattattataatatatgTACAGTAAGTGTCAGTGAGCCTCATCACAATGCGAGGGGATTTATTATGAATCGGCCATAGAGATTAATTTAACCCAAAATATTTATTAAAATGCATTGAGAATGGCcatgtacagtaggctactgtttgtgtgtatagaaATAAACTTGTACAGTGCTGTTTATATCAAACTGACTTACCTACCACACCTTCAAAATCCAAAATAACATTTGTAACAAACTTGTGTTTGCAAAGTTTTAATGATGGTTTAATACAGAAAATAAAAAGACAGAAAGCAACACTTTCTGTTATTTAGAAAAAATGCttgtggggggaggaaggggaaaatCAGTTGGATTGTGCTTGTATACGGTGGGTCATTGTGTGCCATATCCATTGATGAAACTCATGTTATGGTTTTTTTTTCCCTTCAACTGACATGAGAGCTGGATATCCTTACTCACTACAgcactattacattactttctTATGACTGGGACAGGGCATTTTTGGGGGCTTGTAAAATCAGTATACTACCAGAACTGTTTACAATTTGCAGACAGCTtaaatcaatcaataaataaatcaataaataatgCCACGGTTGATTCCATCAAGAAAGACTATTCTACCTAATGTGACCTTGTATATTCTGGTCCACTCCTACAAAGGTTTGAGGCTTACAGGGCTGTACCTTGATACTGGTCCCAAACTAAAAAAATTTGACCTGTAAGATTGTACTATCCAAACTTTTCAGATCTAACTAAACGTCTGGGGAGTGGGAGCTAGGAGGGAAGTTTTCTGACAAGTTCTTCAACCACATTTTTTGACTTGACGACCAACCATTACAATGAACACAGAAAGACCAAGAGTAAAAGTATAGATGTGAGTGATCGACAGCCTAGAAAGATTCCCGTGTCTAAGCCATGGTCAGAGTTCTGTGTCTAAGCCATGGTCAGAGTGGGTGTCTGAGTGCTCATGTGAGTCGAGATGCTCTTGCTTGTGAGTGTTTTTGTGGTTGTGGTCCGAGTGACTGTGGTCCAGGTGTTGTACCTCTTCGTCTTTCTCTCGGATCagcttctctgtgtctgtgtccgcCACACTCGGTACCACAGGGATGGGGAAGTCTGTTCCACTCTCCCTGGTTAGCTTACTGCAGAGGCAGACACATTGTATACAGGACATTCAAGTAGTTTAACAGGTGTGTTAGAGAGTCGCTGTGGTGCATGTTTGCATTACTGTAAGCGTTAGTCGGAATTCtaggagtgtgtgggtgagcgtgtgtgtgtgtgttgggggtggatGAGGGGCGTACTTGCGGTTGCGCTCCTTCACCACCATCCGGGTCATGCTCTGAATACACTGGGCTCTGTAGTTCTCATAGTGGGTCTCCCGTGTCACATCCTTCAGGTCCTGCATGTGTGTCCTCACCAGCATATTCCTCAGCTTGACAAAGTCACAGTGTGCAGAGTTTTCCACTGTTGAATGGGAGAGGGAATTTGTTAGGAAATGTGACAAACGCAGGTATACCCCTGATATGAAAATATAACGGACATGTTGGCTTTCATTAAAGCCAAAACATACACTACACTCGATTGATCACATAATTCCGATGACATATTATCACTTAATATTCTTCTTCAAATGAATGTCCAGACGGTGGTTACCTTCCACTATGCCCCATGGGTAGAGACgccccctcactctctttcccttGGCCTCCACCACGGTGTTGCTGCCAATCACAGCAAATGGGATGCTGTCCTGtaggagagggaaggacagtGGATTTAGGGAAACAGATGTGTGATGAAGTGATGAAGAGCATGTCTGTTACCATTTCTCATGACCCAATGCCCTCCTTCCCCTTGGTCACTTTGCTTCCTTCTCTTACATCCTGTacactctccatccatccaccccagACAGCACCCCTAATGTACCACCATTTTAAAACATAAGATTGATAGAAGTAGGAAGTAGCTGACTCTTCAAGGCTATGTAATCGTTAACATTGATGTAGTGGACATGTTATATTGCCCCCTGACAAACAAATCTCTTAACTAAGGAGTTATACCTCCATTTTAAAAGGGTTGTCAAGAAGGTTTATGAGTAGGTTAGTGAGTGGGTAGCGTAAGGTAGCATCGAGAGAAAGGATTACGTTTTGATTGTCTTTTCCATGAACGTAACCTATTTTGTTTTCACAGGTCACTAAGCTTTTCAATGAGCGACCAAGGATTTGAATGAATGTGGCATTATGTGCTGTTTTAGCTAAGTCATACATGATGAGATCATACATGGAACCTCGTACTGCTCTTAGAATTTAGATTGAAGGAAATGGCTCTGGATGATTCCGGTCGAGGTGAATCTGGTTTACCTTCAGTTCCTGATCCTGCTGCTTGaagtcctcatcctcatccgAGTCACAGTCAGGGAACTGGTAGATCTTGATCCCATACTGTTCTATCTCTTCTCGGATCTACAAGTCCGGTCAATGGAGGTGTAGAAAAGAGAGCAAAATGGAGCGAGGTTGCAATATAATGCaataggttggttgaggggcagttctatgggcatatgtgaagccctctgtgacatgcttgcgtgtaaaaagggctatataaatacattttgatttgatttgcaaTGAAGTGTGATTTTCTTCAGGTATGGTATTTCAATAAaacactgagggcctcatttactaacaggattgcggcCATTTCAGGCGTAAAATGGCGGGTAAAAACATAAAAACGTATTTACAAaagcagcgcacttgagtaaaaatgcagattaccgctgctgggagggtatatcCCATCTCTTTGTGccgcaaagagatgggaggtgttattcttccttgtaacatgttaatgttagctgtaactttgtgaaccaatatttctatctcctgttcgctgaaccttctttttcttttcctcgaatcacctatggtggcagtaacatgcaggcgatttctcCTGTCTTTTAACagcgcgctaattaacactaaagggcggagtaaggcgctgattgcccgacgaggatctgctttgataaataccacacaAAATGTGGAAATACACGTGCGCTATTTGcagttgggcaaaggcgcagattaagctgctgTCGAAATGTTTGTAAAAGAGACAGACTTGAATTGAGGATTGTGAGCCCAAACAGAAGAAGTCAAGGAGTCCAAGAAGTCACGGAGGGAATCACGTTTTCCCATAAATAGCATTACTTGTACAGTGGTTATATCATAccttcattttctttttcttgacCTCAGTaggggtgagtgtgtctgcCTTTGCCAGTATAGGCACAATGTTGACTTTCTCATGCAGGGCTTTCATGAACTCCACATCCAGAGGTCTGAGACTGGAAGAGATGAACAAAAAACACTAAAACAGTCGCAggggttacaggggtcaaatCAAATTGGAAAATGCCAAGACCAAAATAGCTATAGAAACATTGTGATAGTCCACACAATTTAATGATGACATAACAAAATGCATTTATAATTCGTCCATCCGTGGTTAGCCTCACAGTGGCCATCAGAGGGAGCTCTGTCCATGTCTATCTGGCTTTGCAGCGTCATAACTGTCCTAAAGATTTCCTCCCTCAATAAACAGTGGTGTGAAACGAAGCATTAACGTAGACAAAAGCACTGCATTAGCAATTACCATGGTGATTAGAGGGAAAGTTTTGCATTGCACCAGATATACATCTATCTATTGGTGAGTGAGGGTGGATTCATGCAATGCCTGCTACATTAGGAACATATAGGGCCTCATGCAACCTTTAAAGTATGTACTTGTATTCATGTACTTTTTTGCACATTCATATTCAAGTTAAGATGTGCAAGAAGGACACAATTATTATGGGTCAGTTTGTATGTGAATGGTTAGGAAGCAAGTGGTCTATTTATCCTATTATATCCTTCTAGTTAAGATAGACTGACTAGTTATCCTGACTAAATATGTTCCATTGCCTTGATCAGACCACCATTAGAGGCAATAGAACGACTGACAACTGATCAGTCTATTCACCTGCCAGTGAAAGTTAAACAGAGACTAGAAGGAAAGGGGTTAGCTTCACGGAATTAGCCTCTCAATCTATGCTGTACCCATGGCCGAACGGGGAGATAAAGTAGAGGCAGCAGTGCACACGGTTGTCCTGGATGTTCTTGCGGTTGAGGCCGCTCTCGTCCCTGAAGTACTGCTCAAACTGCTGGTCGATGTAGTCCGCCACCGACTTCCAGCTAGGGCGGGggatacacagagacacaccagcACTGAGGcaatgcaggcagacaggcacccTGCTAGTTGTTGTTTTAGTTCAATCATAGAGCTCTGGCTGAAACACTGTAGAAATGACACAAGTCATGTGACTGCAGAAATGGTCTAGTCCATGTGTATAG belongs to Hypomesus transpacificus isolate Combined female chromosome 15, fHypTra1, whole genome shotgun sequence and includes:
- the sept4b gene encoding septin 4b isoform X1 — translated: MENSLTNNRFRSAMFNHDDEDQDKEYVGFATLPNQVHRKSVKKGFDFTLMVAGESGLGKSTLVNSLFLTDLYKDRKLLNAEERITQTVEITKHTVDIEEKGVKLKLTIVDTPGFGDAVNNTECWKSVADYIDQQFEQYFRDESGLNRKNIQDNRVHCCLYFISPFGHGLRPLDVEFMKALHEKVNIVPILAKADTLTPTEVKKKKMKIREEIEQYGIKIYQFPDCDSDEDEDFKQQDQELKDSIPFAVIGSNTVVEAKGKRVRGRLYPWGIVEVENSAHCDFVKLRNMLVRTHMQDLKDVTRETHYENYRAQCIQSMTRMVVKERNRNKLTRESGTDFPIPVVPSVADTDTEKLIREKDEELRRMQEMLQKIQEQMHTQKEAY
- the sept4b gene encoding septin 4b isoform X2, which translates into the protein MENSLTNNRFRSAMFNHDDEDQDKEYVGFATLPNQVHRKSVKKGFDFTLMVAGESGLGKSTLVNSLFLTDLYKDRKLLNAEERITQTVEITKHTVDIEEKGVKLKLTIVDTPGFGDAVNNTEWKSVADYIDQQFEQYFRDESGLNRKNIQDNRVHCCLYFISPFGHGLRPLDVEFMKALHEKVNIVPILAKADTLTPTEVKKKKMKIREEIEQYGIKIYQFPDCDSDEDEDFKQQDQELKDSIPFAVIGSNTVVEAKGKRVRGRLYPWGIVEVENSAHCDFVKLRNMLVRTHMQDLKDVTRETHYENYRAQCIQSMTRMVVKERNRNKLTRESGTDFPIPVVPSVADTDTEKLIREKDEELRRMQEMLQKIQEQMHTQKEAY
- the sept4b gene encoding septin 4b isoform X3, which produces MENMAANSETNSDSEDQDKEYVGFATLPNQVHRKSVKKGFDFTLMVAGESGLGKSTLVNSLFLTDLYKDRKLLNAEERITQTVEITKHTVDIEEKGVKLKLTIVDTPGFGDAVNNTECWKSVADYIDQQFEQYFRDESGLNRKNIQDNRVHCCLYFISPFGHGLRPLDVEFMKALHEKVNIVPILAKADTLTPTEVKKKKMKIREEIEQYGIKIYQFPDCDSDEDEDFKQQDQELKDSIPFAVIGSNTVVEAKGKRVRGRLYPWGIVEVENSAHCDFVKLRNMLVRTHMQDLKDVTRETHYENYRAQCIQSMTRMVVKERNRNKLTRESGTDFPIPVVPSVADTDTEKLIREKDEELRRMQEMLQKIQEQMHTQKEAY
- the sept4b gene encoding septin 4b isoform X5; this encodes MEDSDHEVNSSSDEQYSAPPSPDHTRDHEAEQHSSHSEDSELENILQDPHQNGGHGHPHPGHEHQVDREAEGEDHPHTPGTPTFLRPPTAGRAQPEPGVESRLQLGGLDYDLSSPISPTRPKSPWGRFDPYDTSEDQDKEYVGFATLPNQVHRKSVKKGFDFTLMVAGESGLGKSTLVNSLFLTDLYKDRKLLNAEERITQTVEITKHTVDIEEKGVKLKLTIVDTPGFGDAVNNTECWKSVADYIDQQFEQYFRDESGLNRKNIQDNRVHCCLYFISPFGHGLRPLDVEFMKALHEKVNIVPILAKADTLTPTEVKKKKMKIREEIEQYGIKIYQFPDCDSDEDEDFKQQDQELKDSIPFAVIGSNTVVEAKGKRVRGRLYPWGIVEVENSAHCDFVKLRNMLVRTHMQDLKDVTRETHYENYRAQCIQSMTRMVVKERNRNKLTRESGTDFPIPVVPSVADTDTEKLIREKDEELRRMQEMLQKIQEQMHTQKEAY
- the sept4b gene encoding septin 4b isoform X4, whose protein sequence is MVAGESGLGKSTLVNSLFLTDLYKDRKLLNAEERITQTVEITKHTVDIEEKGVKLKLTIVDTPGFGDAVNNTECWKSVADYIDQQFEQYFRDESGLNRKNIQDNRVHCCLYFISPFGHGLRPLDVEFMKALHEKVNIVPILAKADTLTPTEVKKKKMKIREEIEQYGIKIYQFPDCDSDEDEDFKQQDQELKDSIPFAVIGSNTVVEAKGKRVRGRLYPWGIVEVENSAHCDFVKLRNMLVRTHMQDLKDVTRETHYENYRAQCIQSMTRMVVKERNRNKLTRESGTDFPIPVVPSVADTDTEKLIREKDEELRRMQEMLQKIQEQMHTQKEAY